GAGAGCTCTTGAAAGTCTAAGAAAATGGACCGACGCTTATACCTCAATTCTCGTCTCTGCATCACTCATTTCTGTTGTAATTCTTCTTTCCGTAATAATCTATCAGTCAGGCGATCCGGCAACAACGCTTTATGGGGCAGCTCTCTCAAACTTTGTAATCTATGCATTTGGTGTTGGAATGCTTTTTAAAGCTGTGCCGAAAGACAGGAAGGTTCATGATTTTCACATAAAATCGAGAGAACAGACGCTAATATCAAAAACTATCCCCCATCCTAATCCCAGCGGCATTTGCAGCCTTGGTGTTTTTAGCAATAATACCAGCAGCAAATCCGGACTTCAAATACGGAAGTATCGATATGAAAGGGGCAGGATTTATTTTAGCTGGAGCAATCATGTTACCAATTGCGATACTTGGTAGGATGGATGACAAAAGGATAAGCAAGAGGGATGAGGCTTTTACAACATTCATAAGAAGTCTTGGAGTGATAAAATCCGGTGCTGGCGTTTCGGTTGCAGAGGCTTTGAGTAGAATAGATCAGAAAAATCTTGGCGAGCTAAAAGATCTCGTTCTCCAGCTTTACAGAAGATTGTCCATGGATCTCGATCCAAGACTGTGCTGGGAGAAGTTTGTTGGTGAGAGTGGGAGTTACCTGATACAAAAGCTAACAAGCATTTTTATTGATGCGACAGATCTTGGGGGAGATGCTGATACAGTTGGAGAGGTAGTAAGCTCTTCAAACCTCGAAATGGTTTTGCTCAGGTTGAAGAGAGACCTCATCTCGTCTGGCTTTGTGAGCTTGATTATACCACTCCACATGGCAATGGTTGGATTATTACTCTTTATAACTCAGATTCTGACGATATTTACTCAGTATATCTCCATGTTATATGCTACCCAGTTGTCAGGCATTGGCAGCATGTCTAATGTTGTTGACAAATTGCCTGGTGGGCTGCAGGGGTTAAACATTGGAATTTTTGGTAGCGTTCCAACAGAACTATTAAGCCAGTACACCCTCTTTATAATTCTCTCCCTCACACTGGCTAACACGATTGCTGCAAACGTTGTCAAAGGTGGTGGGAAATATATGTATATATATTATGCGTGCATTCTTTTTATCATATCTGGAGTCCTCATGGTTGTTGTCCCGCAGGTTGTTGAATGGGCATTCAGCTTACCATCACTTGTAGAAATGGAGGGATAGGGGATGAAGACATTTATGTATATATGTGCGTGCTTATTTGTTGTTTTGCTATTTTGTGGTTGTGTAGGAGACTTGCCAATAAAAGATCTGAGCAGTTTGGAAAACATGACAGCTATAGGAAATTTCACTGCAGATGCCAGACCGAAACTACCACCAAAAGAGATAGCTCTTGAAATTGGAGAATCCACAGAAGTTGATGGAATCGATGTGGCAGTAAAGAACGTTTGGTTTACAAAAAATCTCCAAGACTTTAAAACATTTGGACCTATAGATAGATATTCTGGCATTGCGCCCCAAAACTGTGAATTTATTGTTGCTGAAGTTTTAATAAAGAACAATGGAAATAAAACGCTCTATCCAACTGCCCATGATTTTATTGTGGTTGACGGTGAGGGGAATATCTACCCGTACAATATATTAACTCATTCTTTTGAAGATGCTATGGAATTCAAAGAACTCCAAAAAGGGGAAAGTGCCGGTGGGAAGATAGCGTTCCTAATTCCTGAGAACGAGACCGATATCAAAATAGCATATTGTTTTGGATCAATCGCAGATTTTAGAGCGATGTTTGACATTTTCAAAACAAAATGGGCTATTTGGCATATAAGGAGGTGATACCATGGAGTTTGAAATGCTTGTTGGTGTGGTTTTTGCAATCTTTGTGATTGCAACATCTTACATATACGATAGGGTGAAAAGTGGGGGTAATTCTCCAAGGATAAAGTTGAGTTTGCCCCTCTTATCTTCCATACGCAGAAAGAAAACTGAGGAGAAAATGAAGGAAATAGATCAAAAGCTTGAAGAGGTTGTTTCGGCTGGAGTTAGTAAAGGCAAAGAAAACCGGGAGGAGGATAAAGAATTGGATAAAATGGAAGAACTTGCATCTAAAAATGTTGAAGTGAGCGATGATTTACTGAATGAAATGCAAACGGCCGATAGAATGAGTATAAGTGAAGAGCTATCTCTTGAGGCTGATGGTCTTCCACACGTTCCGGACATGCCAGATTTACCTTCTGAGTTAAATTCTGATCTCGAAGTTGATACAAGTGATGTCGATATTGGGTTTGGCATAGAGGTGAGTGAAGAAGAGGAGGGTACAGAGAGCGAAAAAATAGAATTCGATGAGGAAGATGATCTAATAGCGTCAATAGCAAAGGAAGTTGAAGTCAAAGAGGAAGAGGAAATAGATTTGCTGAGAGACCTTAAGGGTCAGAATTTTGATGTTAATGAGCTTGAAAATGAACTAAATGAAGCCCTTAGAAGACTCAAATCTCTAA
This window of the Methermicoccus shengliensis DSM 18856 genome carries:
- a CDS encoding type II secretion system F family protein codes for the protein MKGAGFILAGAIMLPIAILGRMDDKRISKRDEAFTTFIRSLGVIKSGAGVSVAEALSRIDQKNLGELKDLVLQLYRRLSMDLDPRLCWEKFVGESGSYLIQKLTSIFIDATDLGGDADTVGEVVSSSNLEMVLLRLKRDLISSGFVSLIIPLHMAMVGLLLFITQILTIFTQYISMLYATQLSGIGSMSNVVDKLPGGLQGLNIGIFGSVPTELLSQYTLFIILSLTLANTIAANVVKGGGKYMYIYYACILFIISGVLMVVVPQVVEWAFSLPSLVEMEG
- a CDS encoding DUF4352 domain-containing protein; translation: MPIKDLSSLENMTAIGNFTADARPKLPPKEIALEIGESTEVDGIDVAVKNVWFTKNLQDFKTFGPIDRYSGIAPQNCEFIVAEVLIKNNGNKTLYPTAHDFIVVDGEGNIYPYNILTHSFEDAMEFKELQKGESAGGKIAFLIPENETDIKIAYCFGSIADFRAMFDIFKTKWAIWHIRR